In one Bacillus thuringiensis genomic region, the following are encoded:
- a CDS encoding HAMP domain-containing sensor histidine kinase, with product MFGESDIKLKIRSLQGIRAKFFLAFICSILLATVSIIVLQILVGNIYSHVNALEEKYSFLYFIVFLIFTTTYFACMTKTMMKRLSEINKNVKEISNGNFEVHIPISKNDEIGELATNVNRMVKSLKESIENEKKSQEMKNEMISNISHDLRTPVTSLIGYADLLGNKLHSNGEECEQYVSILKRKSYELKHQVDDLLEYCQINYREIELHKDEVDMKALIEQIMIGFVPQLDDANMSFYIKSDEVLYVEVDVALIVRLFENIIGNSIMYGKDGKEIAIGISNKTMNVEVEIKNFGQCIPEEDLPYVFEKFYRSEKSRSSYTGGKGMGLAISKSIAELHQGDLTVRSNDKETVFTVKLPQYKKVRKS from the coding sequence ATGTTTGGGGAGTCGGATATAAAATTGAAGATTAGATCTTTACAGGGTATTAGGGCGAAATTTTTTTTAGCTTTCATATGTAGTATCTTGTTAGCGACTGTAAGTATAATAGTGCTTCAAATTTTAGTTGGAAATATATATAGTCATGTTAATGCGTTAGAAGAAAAATATTCATTTTTATACTTTATAGTTTTTTTGATTTTTACTACGACATACTTTGCATGTATGACAAAAACAATGATGAAAAGATTGTCTGAAATTAATAAGAACGTGAAGGAAATAAGTAATGGTAATTTTGAAGTACATATACCTATTTCAAAAAATGACGAGATTGGTGAATTAGCGACGAATGTAAATAGAATGGTCAAAAGTTTAAAAGAGTCTATCGAGAATGAAAAAAAATCACAGGAAATGAAAAATGAAATGATTAGTAATATTTCTCATGATTTACGAACGCCAGTAACATCTTTAATCGGTTATGCGGACCTGTTAGGAAATAAACTCCATTCGAATGGAGAAGAATGTGAACAGTATGTAAGTATATTAAAGCGAAAAAGTTATGAATTAAAACATCAAGTAGATGATTTATTAGAATACTGTCAAATAAATTATAGAGAGATTGAATTACATAAAGATGAAGTAGATATGAAAGCATTAATTGAACAAATCATGATTGGCTTTGTACCACAATTAGATGATGCTAATATGAGCTTTTATATTAAAAGTGATGAAGTGCTGTATGTAGAAGTTGATGTGGCACTTATAGTGAGACTATTTGAAAATATAATAGGTAATAGTATTATGTATGGAAAAGATGGAAAGGAAATTGCAATTGGAATTTCCAATAAAACAATGAATGTTGAAGTAGAAATTAAAAATTTTGGACAATGTATTCCGGAAGAGGACCTTCCTTACGTTTTTGAGAAATTTTATCGTAGTGAAAAATCACGTAGTTCTTATACTGGTGGGAAAGGAATGGGGCTTGCAATTTCAAAAAGTATAGCCGAGCTCCATCAAGGGGATCTAACTGTACGTAGTAACGATAAAGAAACAGTTTTCACTGTGAAATTACCGCAGTATAAAAAAGTAAGAAAGTCGTAA
- a CDS encoding response regulator transcription factor gives MEKNPILIVDDDQDIVRFVNVNLMQEGFKVFSAHNGEEALEIINNNRIQLAILDIMMPQMDGIELCRRIREKHSLPIMFLSAKSSDVDKVIGFSTGADDYIVKPFSTIEFIARVKAQLRRYTYFNQNAAQEIEKKINIRGLEIDEVSRTVMLYGETINLTRTEYDILYLMAAVKNRVFTIEEIYESVWKERAYESNNTVMVHIARLRNKIEENPKEPKFIQNVWGVGYKIED, from the coding sequence ATGGAGAAAAATCCAATTTTAATTGTAGATGATGATCAAGATATTGTTCGATTTGTGAACGTAAATTTAATGCAAGAAGGTTTTAAAGTTTTTAGTGCTCATAATGGAGAAGAGGCTTTAGAAATAATAAATAATAACAGAATTCAACTTGCTATTTTGGATATTATGATGCCACAAATGGATGGAATAGAATTGTGTAGAAGGATTAGAGAGAAACATAGTTTACCAATTATGTTTTTAAGCGCAAAATCATCGGACGTAGATAAGGTAATAGGATTTAGTACTGGAGCAGATGATTATATTGTGAAGCCGTTCAGTACAATTGAATTTATAGCGAGAGTGAAAGCTCAATTAAGAAGGTATACATATTTCAATCAAAATGCTGCCCAAGAAATAGAAAAGAAAATAAACATTAGAGGTTTAGAAATAGATGAAGTGTCTAGAACTGTAATGTTATATGGAGAAACAATCAATCTTACGAGAACTGAATATGATATTTTGTACTTAATGGCCGCTGTAAAGAATCGTGTATTTACTATTGAAGAAATATATGAGAGCGTTTGGAAAGAAAGGGCCTATGAAAGTAATAATACAGTAATGGTTCATATTGCAAGATTAAGAAATAAAATTGAAGAGAATCCAAAAGAACCGAAGTTTATACAAAATGTTTGGGGAGTCGGATATAAAATTGAAGATTAG